A window of the Anaerolineae bacterium genome harbors these coding sequences:
- a CDS encoding Serine acetyltransferase: protein MAQDFYTRLVYARTSPIFGAFAYYLLKLLGVEIPRCVPIGEGFELAHGGFGVVIHSRTVIGKRVKIYPGVGTGRADIYRPSHESRFEGIVIEDDVILSPGAKVLGKEGILRVGRGTVVGANAVLLESTGENELWAGVPARKVGLRP, encoded by the coding sequence ATGGCGCAAGATTTTTATACCCGTCTGGTCTATGCCCGCACCTCGCCCATTTTTGGCGCTTTCGCCTACTATCTGCTCAAGCTTTTGGGCGTGGAAATCCCCCGCTGTGTGCCAATCGGCGAGGGGTTCGAGCTGGCGCATGGAGGATTTGGAGTGGTGATTCACTCCAGGACGGTGATTGGAAAGCGGGTCAAAATTTACCCGGGAGTCGGCACAGGCCGAGCAGATATTTACCGTCCGAGCCACGAATCGCGCTTCGAAGGGATTGTCATCGAGGATGATGTCATTCTCTCTCCGGGAGCAAAGGTGCTGGGAAAAGAGGGGATTTTGCGGGTGGGGCGTGGCACGGTGGTGGGCGCCAATGCCGTATTACTCGAATCGACCGGCGAGAACGAGCTTTGGGCTGGAGTGCCAGCTCGCAAAGTGGGCCTGCGTCCATGA
- a CDS encoding methyltransferase, FkbM family domain protein — translation MKVCLVPRVSGVGGMVSFRDRLVAVFERWGIEVTQDLRDTPYQAVLVIGGTRQLGELWRARRRGIPIVQRLDGLNWLHRLPPDIRPTSFSLRHRLRAELANLTLALIRQRLATAVVYQSHFARDWWERLYGPTRPPQRVIYNGVDLDHFTPDGEHQRPGERLRLLMVEGSLGGGYEWGLGVAVRLLEELRVLQRKWGKRYPQGLELMVVGQVAEEIRQSWDRKSGAGIRWQGRVAPTEIPFLDRSAHLLYSADIHPACPNAVIEALACGLPVLAFESGALPELVTQDCGRVVPYGGDAWRLQPPDIPALARAAVEIALQQEQMRPAARARAEACFDVQEMAKAYAEVLGIVFPSFTPDPSPGGRGGTDSLSLRERARVRDKSKNAEMSWQPEDALTPDPSPKGRGEQTLTPNPSPRGRGEKTLTPDPSPEGRGATDSLSHTVSRERGQNRLPSLWLVGLGMLSRLMPLAVKRQVYRLPWLAGWLRQRVNLSVGNGLQWVEITAGGLKGLSLYLDLSQEKDYWLGTYEPELQQAIQELVQPGQTAYDVGANVGYVSLLLARRVGRQGKVIAFEPFPANVQRLKQNLSANADLAQMEVVAAAVVETAQTVTFLVGVSDDTGRVVTGTTAVPSAGKQLAVQGVALDELVFEQGYPPPQVIKIDIEGGEVAALRGMRRLLQQMRPLVLLETHNQTCTETAWQLLTQAGYRLCWMKKDYPALNQPLNLPRRAYLVAFPPLQG, via the coding sequence ATGAAGGTTTGTCTGGTGCCTCGCGTGAGCGGCGTGGGGGGAATGGTTTCTTTTCGCGACCGCCTGGTTGCGGTCTTCGAGCGCTGGGGCATAGAAGTTACCCAGGATTTAAGGGATACACCCTATCAGGCTGTGCTGGTCATCGGCGGCACGCGTCAATTGGGCGAGTTGTGGCGGGCAAGACGGCGTGGTATCCCGATCGTCCAGCGGTTGGACGGTTTGAACTGGCTGCACCGCCTGCCGCCTGACATTCGCCCGACTTCCTTTTCTCTCCGCCACCGCCTGCGCGCCGAGCTTGCCAATCTCACGCTGGCATTGATCCGCCAGCGCCTGGCAACCGCCGTTGTTTATCAGAGCCACTTTGCCAGAGACTGGTGGGAGCGCTTATATGGACCGACCCGCCCACCTCAGCGAGTGATTTATAACGGGGTTGATTTAGACCATTTTACGCCCGATGGAGAACATCAGCGCCCGGGCGAGCGCCTGCGCCTCTTGATGGTGGAAGGCAGCCTGGGTGGTGGCTATGAGTGGGGATTGGGTGTGGCGGTCAGGTTATTGGAAGAGTTGCGCGTTTTGCAGAGGAAGTGGGGCAAACGCTATCCCCAGGGGCTGGAGTTAATGGTGGTTGGGCAGGTCGCCGAGGAGATTCGCCAGAGCTGGGATCGAAAGTCCGGAGCAGGCATCCGCTGGCAGGGGCGCGTTGCACCGACCGAAATCCCCTTTCTCGACCGCTCGGCGCATTTGCTGTACTCGGCAGATATCCATCCGGCCTGTCCCAACGCGGTGATTGAGGCTCTTGCCTGCGGATTGCCGGTGCTGGCATTCGAGAGTGGTGCATTGCCAGAGCTGGTCACCCAGGATTGTGGACGTGTGGTGCCTTATGGTGGCGATGCCTGGCGTTTGCAACCTCCTGATATCCCTGCCTTAGCGCGCGCCGCAGTAGAGATCGCTTTGCAACAGGAGCAGATGCGCCCGGCTGCCCGCGCCCGCGCCGAGGCCTGTTTTGACGTTCAGGAGATGGCAAAGGCTTATGCAGAAGTGTTGGGAATTGTTTTCCCATCGTTCACCCCCGACCCCTCTCCCGGGGGGCGAGGGGGGACGGATTCCCTCTCCCTTAGGGAGAGGGCCAGGGTGAGGGATAAAAGCAAGAACGCCGAAATGTCGTGGCAGCCGGAGGATGCCCTCACCCCCGACCCCTCTCCCAAGGGGCGAGGGGAGCAAACCCTCACCCCCAACCCCTCTCCCAGGGGGCGAGGGGAGAAGACCCTCACCCCCGACCCCTCTCCCGAAGGGCGAGGGGCGACGGATTCCCTTTCCCATACGGTGAGCAGGGAGAGGGGGCAGAACCGCCTGCCGTCGCTCTGGCTGGTGGGTTTGGGGATGCTCTCGCGCCTGATGCCCCTGGCGGTCAAACGCCAGGTGTACCGACTGCCCTGGCTTGCTGGCTGGCTGCGTCAACGGGTCAATCTCTCGGTGGGCAACGGGTTGCAATGGGTGGAGATCACCGCCGGTGGTCTGAAAGGGCTCTCTCTCTATCTCGACCTTTCTCAGGAGAAGGATTACTGGCTTGGCACGTACGAACCTGAGTTACAGCAGGCGATTCAGGAGTTGGTCCAGCCAGGTCAAACCGCCTATGATGTCGGCGCGAATGTGGGATATGTCAGCCTCTTATTGGCACGGCGGGTGGGCAGGCAGGGCAAGGTCATCGCCTTTGAGCCTTTTCCCGCCAACGTGCAACGCCTGAAACAGAATCTGAGCGCCAATGCCGACCTTGCCCAAATGGAGGTAGTCGCCGCCGCTGTGGTCGAAACTGCTCAAACGGTCACCTTTCTGGTAGGGGTATCGGATGACACCGGGCGGGTAGTGACAGGCACAACGGCGGTCCCTTCCGCCGGCAAACAACTTGCCGTGCAGGGTGTGGCTCTGGATGAGCTGGTCTTCGAGCAGGGCTATCCGCCGCCGCAGGTGATCAAGATTGATATCGAAGGCGGTGAGGTGGCTGCCCTGCGCGGGATGAGACGCCTGCTTCAGCAGATGCGACCGCTGGTGCTGCTCGAAACACATAACCAAACCTGCACCGAAACCGCCTGGCAACTGCTGACCCAGGCCGGTTATCGGCTGTGCTGGATGAAGAAAGATTATCCTGCCCTAAACCAGCCACTTAACCTGCCACGGCGGGCGTATCTGGTCGCCTTTCCACCGCTCCAGGGGTGA
- a CDS encoding Alkyl hydroperoxide reductase subunit C-like protein, with product MALSIGQLAPDFTLFDHRKRPVALSDFRGRKNVVLAFFPLAWTPI from the coding sequence ATGGCGTTATCCATTGGGCAACTGGCACCGGATTTTACCCTCTTTGACCATCGCAAGCGTCCGGTCGCCTTGAGCGACTTTCGAGGGCGCAAGAACGTTGTCCTGGCTTTTTTCCCGCTAGCCTGGACCCCGATATGA
- a CDS encoding SsnA protein — MIILNGKLITWQAQNLLLEKMAIRIADGRIAEIAPQADLIARYPQEETLDAAGQYVMPGNICAHTHFYGAFARGMAIPGAAPKDFPEILQKLWWPLDRSLTLEDVRLSTQVMLADAIRHGTTTLIDHHASPNAIEGSLDVIAEEVERAGLRAVLCYEVTDRDGAEKAQAGIDENLRFLKACEGGKRPLVRATFGLHASLTLSDETLERCRSLAPEGVGFHIHAAESDADEYDSLAKSGLRVVDRLQRHGILGKNTILAHCVHVDAREMEILAESGTWVTHQPRSNMNNAVGVAPVESLLRIGVPVCLGTDGFTSTMWEEWKFAYLVQKVWHRDPRRMPANLIAQMAINNNAALAGRFFGEAPLGVLQEGAFADLIFVEYHPHTPMTADNLPWHIVFGFHESMVTTTIVNGKILMKDRQLLTVDEAAVAARARDFAPRAWQRYQANVLGYQE, encoded by the coding sequence ATGATTATTCTGAATGGTAAGTTGATCACCTGGCAGGCGCAGAACCTGTTATTGGAGAAGATGGCAATCCGCATTGCCGACGGGCGCATCGCCGAAATCGCCCCTCAGGCGGATTTGATTGCCCGTTACCCCCAGGAGGAGACGCTGGATGCCGCCGGACAGTACGTCATGCCCGGCAACATCTGTGCCCATACGCATTTCTACGGCGCGTTTGCACGCGGCATGGCGATCCCCGGCGCGGCGCCCAAAGATTTTCCTGAAATCCTGCAAAAATTGTGGTGGCCTCTGGATCGTTCCCTGACTCTCGAAGATGTGCGTCTATCCACTCAGGTGATGTTAGCCGATGCGATTCGGCATGGTACTACCACACTGATCGACCATCATGCCTCGCCCAATGCGATAGAAGGTTCGCTGGATGTCATCGCCGAAGAAGTGGAAAGAGCCGGTCTGCGGGCGGTGCTGTGCTATGAGGTCACCGATCGCGATGGGGCAGAGAAAGCCCAGGCAGGGATAGACGAAAACCTGCGCTTTCTGAAAGCCTGTGAGGGTGGCAAACGACCATTGGTACGGGCAACCTTTGGCTTACATGCCAGCCTGACTCTCTCCGATGAGACCCTGGAGCGCTGTCGTTCGCTGGCGCCCGAAGGGGTTGGCTTTCATATTCACGCCGCCGAATCGGATGCCGATGAGTACGATAGCCTTGCCAAATCGGGCTTGCGCGTGGTCGACCGCCTGCAACGGCATGGCATCCTGGGGAAAAACACCATCTTAGCCCACTGTGTGCATGTGGATGCCCGCGAGATGGAGATCCTTGCCGAAAGCGGCACCTGGGTCACCCACCAGCCGCGTTCGAATATGAACAATGCCGTCGGCGTTGCCCCGGTTGAGTCCCTGTTGCGCATCGGCGTGCCGGTCTGTTTGGGTACCGATGGTTTCACCTCCACCATGTGGGAAGAATGGAAGTTCGCCTATCTGGTGCAGAAAGTCTGGCACCGCGACCCACGCCGCATGCCGGCAAATCTGATCGCCCAAATGGCAATTAACAACAACGCCGCTCTGGCGGGCAGATTTTTCGGCGAGGCTCCTCTGGGCGTCCTTCAGGAGGGGGCATTTGCCGACCTGATCTTTGTCGAATATCATCCGCACACCCCCATGACAGCCGATAACCTGCCCTGGCACATCGTCTTTGGCTTCCACGAAAGCATGGTTACCACAACCATTGTGAACGGAAAAATCCTGATGAAAGACCGCCAGCTCTTGACTGTGGACGAAGCGGCGGTTGCGGCTCGAGCCCGCGACTTTGCCCCCCGTGCCTGGCAACGCTATCAAGCCAACGTTCTTGGCTACCAAGAATAA
- a CDS encoding Alkyl hydroperoxide reductase subunit C-like protein, translating into MDTQVLGISVDSSDCLYAWAESLGGITFPLLSDFFPHGRVAQLYGVLRPEGYSERAIFVIDKQGVIRYVDVHEIDDQPDNEVLFAELYKLEPELAAKDRQFLQRQQQAEAQVEAEPPAAEVVMYCTPWCPACRRARAYLNEKKIPFVEIDISRDRTAAAQVRQWAKGNETTPTFLIKGKVIVDFRIDEIEAALRQT; encoded by the coding sequence ATGGATACCCAGGTGCTGGGTATTAGCGTGGACAGCAGTGATTGTTTATATGCCTGGGCAGAGAGCCTCGGCGGAATTACCTTCCCCTTGTTGAGCGATTTCTTTCCTCACGGTCGGGTCGCTCAACTGTATGGAGTGCTGCGCCCCGAAGGGTATAGCGAGCGGGCGATCTTTGTCATCGACAAACAGGGCGTGATCCGCTATGTCGATGTGCATGAGATTGACGATCAGCCGGATAATGAAGTGCTGTTTGCCGAGCTGTATAAGCTCGAGCCTGAATTGGCCGCCAAAGACCGCCAGTTTCTGCAACGCCAGCAACAGGCCGAAGCCCAGGTAGAAGCGGAACCCCCCGCGGCAGAGGTGGTCATGTATTGTACCCCGTGGTGTCCGGCTTGCCGCCGGGCACGCGCCTATCTCAACGAGAAGAAAATCCCCTTTGTGGAGATCGACATCTCGCGCGACCGCACGGCAGCCGCCCAGGTGCGCCAATGGGCAAAAGGAAACGAGACCACCCCCACCTTTCTCATCAAGGGTAAGGTGATTGTGGATTTTCGCATCGATGAAATCGAAGCGGCATTAAGACAAACCTGA